Within Candidatus Methylomirabilota bacterium, the genomic segment AGTCCGATCAGCGCGTCGCGAATCGCGCGCGCGCGGGTCGTCATGGCTCACCGCCCATGAGCGTGCTGTCGAGCTCCTGCGCCATCGCCTCGAGCGTGAGCGGCTGGTCGTCCGGCCCGTCCACCGCGGGCAGCGTCGGCGCGGCGCCGACGGGGCCGCCGGTCAGCGAGAACAGCGACGCGGAGACGTCGGCGAGGATGGCCCCAACCTCCTGCGGCTGCATGGTGGGCGGGACCGGAGTGACCGCGCGCCACACCGCCACCTCGATCCAGAGCAGCAGGACCAGCGCGGCGGCCGAGAGCCCGACCGCGGCGGGCAGCCAGCGGCGGCGCAGCACCGCCGCGCGCGGCCGGGGCTCCGGGGTATCGTGGAGCACGGCGGCGATCGTCGTGAGATCGTGGCGCACCCGGCGCGCGCGACGCGCGCACGCGGCGCAGGAGGCCGCGTGGGCCCGCTCGGCGTCGGTGGCCAGCTCGGCCACCACGCGGGTGAGCGCGTCGTCCGACAGGCAGCGGCTCATGCCGGCGCCCCCAGCGCGCGCCGGAGGTGACGGATCGCGCGATAGAGATGACGCTTGACGCTGCCCGCGGTCAGGCCGAGGGCGGCGGCGACCTCCTGCGTGGATTGCTCCTCGACGTAGCGCAGGGCGAACACCTCCTGCTGACGCCGGGGCAGCGCGCGAAAGGCCTCCCAGATCCGCCGCCGCGTCTCCGCCCCGACCGCGGCGTCGCCGGGACCGAGCATGTCCGCGGCCAGCGCGGTGTCCTCGACCGGCGTGCTCCAGAACCGGAAGCGCATCCAGCCGCCGGCCCGCCGTCGGTCGTGACAGGCATTCACCGCGACCCGGGTGAGCCACGCGCCCCAGTCCATCGGAGGCCGCCCGAACCGCGCCGCCTCGTGGGCTTTCAGGAACACGTCCTGCACCACGTCCTCGGCCTCCTCCGGATCGCCCAGCAGCACGCGACAGAGTCGGCGCAGCCGCCCGTAGTGGGCGTCGACGAGTGACTCGGGGCTCCTCGAGGCTTCCACGCCGCTCTGACGGTTGTCCCATGCCGGTTCATTTACTTTCCCTGTTCGTTCGACGAACCAGGCCGCCGGCCGGTTGACCCCGGTCAACCGTGACTGCCGATCGACGCGCTTCCTACGAGTGAGCAACTGCTTCCAAAACCGCGCCACCTCTGCTAAATTGACGTCGTGGGCCGCCAGTCCGGGCCCCGAAAGGTCGAGGTCAGGGCGTGGCGGGCAAGGGCATCCAGGATCTGGTCGGGCAAGTGATGATCGACAAGGAGTTCCTCGCCGATCTGGTGCAGGACCCCGCGCGAGTTCTGGCCGGTTTCGATCTGACCGGCGACGAGAGGACCGCCATCATGCACGCGCTCGGGAGCACGTCTCACGTCTCGGATCGCGAGCGGGCTCGCGCCATCCAGAACGTGATGCTCAAGCGCTGGGCCACCTGATGTCGGCGTCCCTCGGACGGAGCTGAGTGCCCAGCCTTCCCGACATCGGCTTCCTGCGGCGCGTCGTGTTGTTCAAGGACGTCGACGAGCCCGTCCTCCTTGCCCTGTGGCCGTCGTTCCGCGAGCGTCGCCTGCGCAAGGGGGACGTGCTCTTCCGCGCCGGCGACCCCGGCGAGGAGCTGTTCCTCATCAAGGACGGCAGCATCGTGGTCTCCAAGCCGGTGACCGGGCGCGTCGAGCAGGTTTTGTCGCGGCTCGGTCCGGGCGAGGTCTTCGGCGAGATGAGCGTGCTCGGCGACGAGCCACACCGGTCCGCCACGTGCCAGGCCGAGATCGACAGCGTGGTCTACAGCCTGGACCGCGACAGCCTGAACCGGTTCATCACGGGGAGCCCGCTCGCCGCCGCGAAGTTCTTCCAGCACATGGCCCAGGTGGCCTTCAAGCGCCTGCGCGATTCCTCCGACCTGGTCGCCGAGGTCACCCGCTGGGGGCTCGAGGCCACCGGCCTCGACATCGAGCACAAGTAGCGCCGCGGAGTCAGCGTGGGCGAGGCCTCGGACAAGACCGCGGAGAGCCGGCCGAAGCGCACGCGCATCGAGCTGCTCGTCCGCCAGAGCGACGGCGAGGGCTTCGAGACCCGCGAGATCGCGAGCGCGGTCGCCTACCTGCACAGCCGCCCGCAGCGCATCCCGGACGCCGACTGGGAGATGGCCCGACTGCCCTTCGCTCCGCAGGGCGTGGTGACCTACGCGCTCAAGAACCGCCGTACCGAGCAGATCATCCAGATCAGCGAGACCGAGAAGTTCCTGTGGGAGCAGATGGACGGCCGCGCCTCGCTGCAGGAGATCGGGACGTCGTACCTGCTGCACTACGGCTCGTTCGACTTCGAGGTCATCCCGACCCTCATCGTCAAGCTGCTCCGCGCGGACCTGCTCACCATGCGCCCGGTCTCCCGCCTGCGCGCGGTGCTCGCGCGTAACCGGCGCAACCCGGCCGCGCGGGCGATGGAGGGCACGCTCCACGCGCTGGAGCGGTTGACCGTGACCAGCCGGCGCTCCCACGTCTTCTTCGAGCGCGTGTACCGCTACGGCGGCTTCCTCCTCTTCACCCCGTGGGCCCTGATCGTGCTGGCGATCATGGTGGTGGTGGGCGGGCGCAGCGCCATCACGATCTGGCACGACCTCTCCGAGGTGACCCACGGGCTGGCCAGCCACCCGCTCATCGCGATCCTCCTCGTGAAGATCGTGTTCTGGCTCACCGTGGTCAATCACCAGATCATCCACGCGCTCGCCTGCGTCCACTACAAGCGGCGGGTGCGCGAATTCGGTTTCACGATCCTGCACGGCTTCATCCCGACGTTCTACGCCGACGTGACCGACATCTTCATGGCCACCCGGCGGGCCCGCGTGGTCAACGCGATCGCGGGGCCGCTGTTCCATCTCTTCCTGGGCTTCTTCTGCTTCTGGATCGCCGCGCAGCTTTCGCCCGGGCTCATGCAGGGCTTCCTGGCCGCCTCGGCCCTGCTGCAGATGCAGTCCTTCCTGATCAGCCTCTACCCGTTCTGGTTCCTCGAGATGGACGGCTACCACATCCTGGTCGAATGGGTCGGCGTGCCGACCCTCAACCACGATTCGGTCCGCTTCGTGCGCGAATCCCTCTGGCGGCGCATCCGCACCGCCACGTGGCTCACCCGCCAGGAGGCGATCTGCCTCGCCTACTTCACGCTCTCGCTGGCGTCGGTGGCCGGCTTCATCCTCTTCAACGTCTGGCTCTTCAGCTCCGCCGGCAAGTCGTAGGCGGGCTGGGGGTTCGGACTGCGCGCTTGGGCTGACACCGGGGAATTCTCTTCATCTGCGGGGGCCCAGAAATGGCCCCCGCACTCCCCCAGGCGGCGGACGCCCCGTGAGACAGGCGGCGGACAACCCGTGACACGTGAACCGCCCGCTACCCGCCGCCGCGAATCACGAGGCTGATCAGCCGGCCCACCGATTCGCCCACCGCTTCCGGCGGCTCCGGCACATTTTCCAGGATGCGGCGCTGCTCTTCCTCGCCGAGCGATTCGAGGTGGGCTTGGGCGCGCGCGCGCACCTCGGGGCCGAGCAGGCGCGCGATTTCCAGCACGAAGCGCAGCGCCTGCTCGGCGCGCTCCTGAGGTGACGCCGCACCACCCAGCGCCGCTTCCGCCGCCTCCCGCAGCCGGCGATTGAGCCGGATCCGCTGCCCGTGCGCGCGGAGGAGATCGCCGGGCACCGGTCCCCACTCGAGATCGAGCATCGCGGTGACGTCCGCGATGGAGGAGGCCAGGGCCGGGGCGCTCTCTCGGGCGATCAGGTCGCCGAGGGCGGCCCGCCACACCGGCGGCAGCGGAGACGGCGCGGTCGAGTCCGGCGGGGAGGCGGGCGTGTCCAGCACCTCGCCCCGGCGATCGAGCACGAGGCGGTCCTCGACCGAGCCGCCGAGGGCCCACAGCGAGCACACGAGGCGATCGCCGTCGTCGCGGATGACGCGGGGCTCCCGGCGGCGGATCTCCTGCCACTGCGCGCGGTAGAACATGACGCCGTCCAGCGTCACCTTCTCGACCTCGTGCCGGAGATGCACGACCACGCCCGGCGCCACGTGGTGCGTCTCGAACGGGGCCGGGTGCCAGTCGAGCGCGCCATCGGCCAGGAAACGCTCGAGCGGGAGGGCCTCGCGCGCGTCGTAGCGGAAGCACTCCAGCAGCGCGGTGAACAGCTGCTCGGTGGGATAGGGCCCGCGATACCGCACGGTGGCCACGCCGTGGTCCTTCATGAGCCCGGCGACGAGGTTCAGGAGCGCGGTGCCGCCGCCGGGCGGCAGCCGTCGCGGCTCGAGCAGCGGCGGAATGAAGTCGGGCCGGCGGTAGTCGAGCGCCTGGAAGAGCGTGATCGGCTCGCGCGGCGCCCATGGGGCGTCGGGCTCCAGGAGCCACACCTGATCCGAGGCGCCCCAGGCCGGGTGCGACGCCGCGGCCGGCTCGATGCCGAGCCAGCGCTCGTCGGCGAGCCGGCACTTGGCCCACGCGAGCGCGCCGTCCGATCGCCAGCGGCAGGCCGCGACCAGGTGGCCCAGACGATCGAACTGCGCGAGGCGCCGACGGGGGGAGCCGGGCCGATAGCCCACCAGCGTGCCGCCGCGTCCCACCGTGACCGGCGGGTCGTCCGCCGCGAGGGCGGCGCGCAGTGCCGCGACCCCGGCGGGATCGAGCGCGGCCACGTCCGGGCGCGCGAGCCACGCGGCGAGTCGCGCCCGAGCCGTCTCATGCATGGCCACGATGATACCGTCGCGGCCCGCCCGCGGTGGCGGGGAGAAGGGCGGGAGGTGAGTGTTACAATCCCGCGCGTGAGACCGAGTGCGATCGTGGCCGGCGCGGCGCTGTGGCTGCAGGCGTGTGCGTCCGCGGTGAACCCGATGCCGTTTCAGCCGTTTCCCGACCTGCCGACGCCCGCGGAGTGGACGCCGTACTCCGACGACTGGGCGATCATCCGCTCGCCCAAGGTCACCGCGGCGCGCCTCATCTACTTCAGCATGGGCAGCCTGGAGACGACGCTGGCCGACGGACGACGGCTGCTCGCCCGCGCGGGGTGGAGTGAGACGCAGAGCGAGCGCTTCGTCAACGCCGAGAACTTCCCGGGAGTGTGGGCCGAGTTCGGCAAGGGCGACGATCTGTGCCGCCTGACCATCATCGAGGGCAAGGGAGCGACTCACGTGGAATACACCGTCGCCCGCATCAACCCGGCCACGTGATGGCCGCCCCGGACCTCGTCTGGCTCCCCGCGCAGGAGGTGGCCGGCCTCATCCGCGCGAAGAAGGTCTCGCCGGTCGAGGTGGTGGACGCGGTGCTGGCCCGCATCGAGCGCCTGAATCCCGCGCTCAACTGCTTCGCGACGGTCACCGCCGAGGAGGCGCGCGACGCCGCCGTCGCGGCCGAGGTGGCGGTGATGACCGGCGAGACGCTCGGCCCGCTGCACGGGGTGCCGGTGTCGATCAAGGATCTGCTGTTCACCCGTCGGGTGTTGACCACCGGCGGCTCGCGTCTGTTCGCGGACCACGTGCCCGAGGAGGACGCAGTCGCGGTGGAGCGCCTCAAGGGGGCGGGCGCGATCATTGTCGGCAAGACCACGACCCCGGAGTTCGGCCACAAGGCGGTGACCGAGAGCCCGCTGCTCGGGATCACCCGCAATCCGTGGAATCCCGCCCTCACCTCCGGCGGCTCCAGCGGCGGGGCCGCGGTCGCGGTGGCGACTGGCCTCGGGCCGCTCGCGGTCGGCACCGACGGCGGCGGCTCGATCCGGGTGCCCGCCTCGTTCTGCGGGATCTACGGGCTGAAGCCGTCCTTCGGCCGCGTGCCGCAGGCACCGGGCTTCCCGGGCTGGGAGAACATCTCCCACACCGGCCCCATGACCCGCACCGTGCGCGACGCGGCCCTGATGCTCGACGTCATCGCGGGTCCCGACGACCGCGATCGCTACTCGCTACCCGCGACCGACCGGTCGTTCCTCGCCGCGTGCGGGGAGGGGATCGCGGGGTTGAGTGTGGCCTGGTCGCCCGACCTGGGATATGCGCGCGTCGATCCCGAGGTGGCCGATCTCTGCGCGGCGGCGGCGGAGCGCTTCGAGAGCTTCGGCGGCCACGTCGAGGTGGTGTCGCCTTCGTGGGAGGATCCGGAGGAGATGTTCCGGGTCACGGTGGGCGCCGAGACGTGGAGCGCGTGGGGCGACCGGCTCGAGTCCGACGGCGACAAGATGGACCGCTCGTTCCGCGCCTTCCTGAAGTTCGGGTCCACGATCACCAGCCCGCAGCTGCTCCGCGCCCTGCGCGGGCGCCACGAGCTCTGGACCGAGGTGCAGCGCTTCCTGGCCCGCTTCGACCTGCTGATCACGCCGACGGTGGCGGTGCCGCCCTTCGAGGTGGGGAAGCCGGGTCTCAACGAGATCAACGGCGCGCCGTCGTCGCCGCTCGGGTGGATGCCGTTCTGCTTCCCGTTCAACCTCACCGGTCAGCCGGCGGCGAGCGTGCCGGTCGGGTTCACGCGCGCGGGGCTGCCGGTGGGCCTGCAGATCGTCGGCCGCCGTCACGCCGACCACACCGTGCTCGCGGCCTCCGCCGCCTTCGAGGCCGCGCAGCCATGGGCGGATCGCCGTCCTCCGATCGACTAGGCCGCCGGTACCCGTCGCGGGCCCGACATGACGCGTTTCGTGCTGATCTGCTGCGGCGGGGCGGTGGGCACCGGCGCCCGATACCTGCTCGGCGGCCTCGCGGTGCGGTGGCTCGGTCCCGAATTCCCCTATGGCACGCTGATCATCAACGTGCTCGGCTCCTTCCTGATCGGCGTGGTCCAGCACGTCGGCCTGAGCACGTTGTGGGTCCCGGACACGCTCCGGCTGGTGCTCGCGGTGGGCGTCATGGGGGGCTTCACGACCTACTCGTCGTTCTCCTACGAAGCCATCAAGCTCATCGAGTCCGGCTCGTGGCTGGCCGCGACCGCATACGTCGTCCTGACGACCCTGCTGTGCCTCGGCGGCTGCACCGCGGGCCTGGCCCTGGGCGGCCTGCTCGTCGAGGGGAAGGGAGGCTGGTAGCCGTGCGCAAGCTGGATGGCGAACAGGTCCTGATGCGGGTCTTCATCGGCGAGAGCGATCGGTGGGAGCATCGGCCGCTCCACGCCGCGCTGCTCGAGCTGTTCCGTCGCGAGGGCCTGGCCGGGGCCACGGTGCTCCGGGCGGTGGCCGGATTCGGGCCCGACTCGGTGGTGCACACCGCGAACATCTTGCGGCTCTCCTCGGATCTGCCCCTGGTGATCGAGGTGGTGGACTCGCAGGAGCACCTGGATCGGGTCCTGCCCTCGGTCGACCGCATGATGCAGGGCGGCCTCATCACGATGGAGAAAGTGCGCGTACGAAAGTACGCCCAGGGTGGAGAGAGCTAGCGCTTCGGCGCCCCGGCCTCCCGCCGCTTCGCGGCCTCCATGAGCCGCGAGCGGTGCTCCTGTGCCACGCTTGATGGGCAGGGCACAATGGCGGGAGGGTCAGCGATGCGGCAAACCGTTGACGTCGTGGGTACCCGCCGCTCGATCGCAAGCGCGGGCTCGATCGCCATGCTGCTGGCCCTGCTGATCGCCGGGCCGGTCGGCGCCCAGATCACCGGGCGCGCGCTGGCGCCGGACCTGCGCGTGGAGTGGAGCGCGGAAGAAGACCGACGCGGCCGCACGGTGGTCAGCGGCTACGTCTACAACGAGCGCGCGGGCTCCTACGCCACCGGGATGCGCCTGCGCGTGGAAGCCCTCGACGGGTCCGGGCAGACGGTCGGCTCGACGACCGGCTACGTCCTCGGCGACGTGCCCCCATCCAATCGCTCCTACTTCGAGGTCAAGGCTCCCGCCAAGGCCGCCGCATACCGGGTGACGGTGCAGTCGTATACCTGGCGCGGCTACGGCGCGGGTGGAGGATGACGATGCGTGTTCGCCTGCTTCTCGCGTGCCTGGGTATGCTCTCGCTCGGACTGCCGGCCTCCGCTCACGCCGCTCCGCCGCTCGACGATCCGTACCTGGCCGGGTACGCGGGCGCGGTGCTCGAGCGCGAGTTCAAGGTGAGCCCGCGGGCGGTGACCGCGGCGCACGGCGTGCTGACGATCGACGCCACCCAGATCGACCCCGCGGCTCGCGACAAGATCGTGGCCACGCTCGCCACGCTGCCGGGCGTGATGCGGGTAGACGTGCGGCAGCCGTCACCGCCGCCGGCCGGCGCCGGACCCGAGGTGACCCCGCTGGCCACCTCGACGCTGCCGACCGGCGTGCTGCCCACCGGGCATCTCTTCCAGCCGCTCCTCGCCGACCCGCGGTGGCCGCATTTCGCGGCCTCGTACCGCTACTACCTGAACAGCCACGACGACTTCAGGAACGTGGGCGCGGTGAGCTTCGGCGAGACCATTCCGCTGTTCCGGGGCGGCGCCTTCGCGGACAGCCAGTGGGAGGCCGGGATCCAGGCCGGCGTGTTCTCGATGTTCGAGCTGGACGCGCCGTCGAAGGATCTGATCAACGCCGACTACTTCGCGGCCCTCTACGGAGTGTGGCGGCGCGGGCCGTTCTCCGCGCTCGGGCGCGTGTTCCACCAGAGCTCGCACCTCGGCGACGAGTTCCTGCTGCGCACGCGGGTCGATCGGGTCAACCTGAGCTACGAGAGCCTCGACCTGAAGCTGTCCTATGATCTGCCCTACGGCTTCCGGATCTACGGCGGGGGCGGCTGGCTGTTCGACCAGGATCCGTCGGATCTCAAGCCGTGGACGACGCAGGGGGGCGTGGAGTTCCGGAGCCCGTGGACGATGGCGGGCAAGTACCTCCGCCCGGTGGCCGCGGTCGACTTACAATCGCGGCAGGAGAACAACTGGAACGTGGACGTGTCGGTGCGCGCGGGCATCCAGTTCGAGAGCGTCCGCGTGCTGGAGCGGAGCCTCCAGCTCCTCGTCGAGTACTTCAACGGGAACTCGCCGGACGGGCAGTTCTACACGAAGCGCGTGGAGTATCTGGGGCTGGGGGCGCACTTCCACTTCTAGTGGGGCTCGAGGCCGGGCCCGTCGGAAATTCGAGCGCGCGTCGGCGGCTGCGGTAGACTCGATCAATGGCTTGCTCGATCGGCGTCGCGGGAGAGCGAGGCCCATCCACCACCTCGACTGACGCCATGACCGACGGACCGTGCCGCTCGTGACGCCCGTGCGCGTCGGCCTCGTCGGCGCCGGCTACGTCAGCGAGTTCCACGTTCGCGCCCTGCGCCGGCTGCCCCAGGTGCGCATCGTCGGCATCACCGACCTGCGCGAGGCGCGGGCCCGCGCGGTGGGCGAGCAGTTCGGGCTCGCCGTGCATCCCTCGCTCGCGGCCATGGCCGCGGCGGGCCTCGACGTGGTGCACGTCCTGACCCCGCCGGAGAGCCACACCGCGGTCGCCCTGGAGGCGCTGGGCCACGGCTGTCACGTGCTCGTCGAGAAGCCGCTGGCCACCACGGTGGAGGACTGCGATCGGCTCGCCGCGGAGAGCGCGGCCCGCGGCCGGCACGTGTGCGTGAGCCATTCGATGCTGGCCGATCCCGTCTTCGTCAAAGTGCTTCAGGCGGTGCGCGACGGGGCGATCGGCGACATCCTGACCGTCGACATCCTGCGCAGCTCGATCTTTCCGCCCTACCACGGCGGCCCCTTGCCGCCGCAGTACGGCGCGGGCGGCTATCCCTTCCGCGATCTCGGGGTCCACGCCCTCTACATGATGCGCGAGCTGCTCGGTCCGATCGAGCACGTCACCGCGGAGTTCAGCAGCGCGGGCGCCCGGTCGTCGGACCCCAACATCCACTTCGACGAGTGGCGCGCCCTCGTGCGCGGCCGGAAGGGGAGCGGCCACCTCCAGCTCTCGTGGAACGTGCGGCCGCTCCAGCACCTCATCATCGTGCAGGGCACCCGGGGCACGCTGCGCGCCGACCTCTACACGATGTTCGTGACGCGGCGGCGAAACACCCCGGCCCCCAAGGCCATCGAGCGCGTGCTCAACGCGGCCCTCGAGTCCGCCGGGGCCTCGGCCCAGGTCGTCGTCGGCGCCGGCCGCTTCGCGGCGGGCAAGGTCGTGCCCTATCAGGGCCTGCACGACTTCGTGCGCCGGTTCTACGAGGCACTCGCCTCGGGTGGCCGGATGCCCGCCACCGTCGAGGACGCTCGCGACATCGTGGACTGGACCGAGCGGGTCGCGCGGCGGGCCGACGCGGCGAAGCTCCAGGCCCGCCTGCAGGTGCCCTCGACCGAGCCGGCCATCGTGGTCACGGGCGCCAACGGGCTGCTCGGCCGCGCCCTCGTGCGGCGCCTGCTCGACGACGGCGAGCGCGTGCGCCTGTTCGTCCGTCGCCCGCCCGCGCCCGACATCCTCCCGCATCCGCGGGTCGACGTCGTCCTGGGCGAGCTGGGAGATCCGGCCGCGGTCGACCAGGCGCTGCGCCACGCCACCACCGTCTTCCACTGCGGCGCCGCGATGGCCGGGCCGTGGCCGGCCCACGAGAGCGCCACCGTGACCGGCACGCGCAACGTGGTGACCGCGTGCCTGGCCCACGGCGTCCCCAAGCTCGTGCACGTCAGCTCACTCTCCGTGCTGCACGTGACCGGGCTCGCCAACGTCACGGTCACCGAGTCGTCTCCTCTCGAGCCGAGCCCGGACGAGCGCGGCTTCTACACGCGCGCCAAGCTCGAGGCCGAGCGGATCGTGCAGGACGCGGTGCGAGAGCAACACCTGCCCGCGGTGATCCTGCGCCCCGGCCACATCTGGAGCGAGGCCGGGCCGCTGCTCTCGCCGTCGGTCGGCATCCGGGGTGGCAACCGGCTCGTGATGATCGGCGATCCGTCGCTGCGACTGCCCCTCGTTCACGTGGACGACGTGGTCGGCGCGATGCTCCTCGCCGCCAAGGCTCCCGTGTCGCCCGGTGAGGTGTTCCACCTCGTCGACGACGATCCGATGACGCGCGAGGAGCTGGCGAGGCTCTACATCGCGGCCCGCGAGCCCGGGCTGCGCGTGACCCACGTGCCCCTGCCCATGGTCACCTCGGCGGCGGCGGTGGTCACCGGGCTCACGCGACGGCTCGGCCGGCCCTTCGGGCCCTCGCCGTATCGGCTGCGCTCCGGCGTCACGCCGCTCCGCTTCGACTGCGCGAAGGCGCGCGACGAGCTGGGCTGGCGTCCGGCGGTGAGGAGCCGCACCGCGCTCCGCGCGCTCCTGGGGGCCGGGCCGTCGGGCGTCGGCGCGTGAGACGGAACGAGGCCGGGCCGCGCGCAGTGCCTCGACGCTGAGCACGCGGAGTTGTAAGATACCGCCCATGCCACGCATCCGCCGGATCCTGCACGCGACCGATTTCTCCGCCGCATCGACGCCCGCGCTGCGCTGGGCGATCGAGCTGGCGCGCGCCAATCGGGCCCAGCTCCTGGTGCTGCACGTCATGACGCCGCCGGCGCTGGCGATGCCCGGCGAGGGCTACGTGTCGCCCGCCCTCTACGAAAACCTGGAGAGCTCGGCGCGGGCGCAGGCCCGCAAGCGTCTCGACGCGATCGTGGCCAAGGCCCGCAAGGCGGGCGCGCGCGCCACCGGCCTCCTCCTGGAGGGCGTGCCCCACGAGCTGATCGCCCGCGCCGCGCGATCGCGGAAGGCGGACCTCCTCGTGATCGGCACGCACGGACGCAGCGGGCTCGCCAAGCTCTTCCTGGGCAGCGTGGCCACGCGCCTGGTCTCGATGGCGCCGCGCCCGGTCCTCACGGTGCGGGGCAAGTAGCGCGATGGCGACGGCCGAGCCGGCTCCGATCACCGCGGAGTCGAAGATCAACGACGTGCTGGCCCGTCATCCCGGGACCGCGCCGGTGTTCACCCAGGGCCGCCGGCTCTACGTGGATCAGAAGCACGACCTCTACGCGCGCTTCCCCGGCCTGACCGTGGGGGACTTCGCCCGCCAGAACGGCCTCGAGCTCGAGCCCATCCTGAGCCAGCTGAACGCGCTCGCCGAATCGGGGGACGCGGCCGGCGGCGTGCAGGCCACCGATGGTCGCGGCGAGGGTCAGTTCTCTCTCACGCTCGGCTACACCGCGAGCTACCGTCCGCGCGAGGACGCGCAGCCCGACAACGTCTCGGTCGTCGCGGTGCAGTCCGCCCGCGGCCCCGAGTAGCGCGCCTGACGAGCGCAGCCGACCCGACACCGCACGATCCGCCGGCCGCCCCGCCGGCGTCCGACCGCTCGCACTGGGGCAAGCAGACCGTCACGCCGGAGGTCGTCCGCTTCCTCCAGGGCCCGCAGACGCGCATCTTCGAGCTGGGCCGGGCCATCGGCATCTTCTGCGAGTTCATGCGGGGCTTCCGCGCGCTGCACTTCGTCGGCCCGTGCGTCACCGTATTCGGCTCCGCGCGCTTCAAGGCCGACCATCCGTACTACGAGCTCGGGCGCGAGCTCGGCGCGCGGCTGGCCCGGGCCGGGTTCACGGTGATGACCGGCGGCGGCCCCGGGATCATGGAGGCGGCGAACCGGGGCGCCCGCGAGGCGGGCGGCCGCTCGATCGGCTGCAACATCGAGCTGCCCCACGAGCAGCAGCCGAACCCCTACCTCGATCGCTGGATCACCTTCCGGCACTTCTACGTGCGCAAGGTGATGCTGGTGAAATATTCCTACGCGTTCATCG encodes:
- a CDS encoding NAD-dependent epimerase/dehydratase family protein; this translates as MPLVTPVRVGLVGAGYVSEFHVRALRRLPQVRIVGITDLREARARAVGEQFGLAVHPSLAAMAAAGLDVVHVLTPPESHTAVALEALGHGCHVLVEKPLATTVEDCDRLAAESAARGRHVCVSHSMLADPVFVKVLQAVRDGAIGDILTVDILRSSIFPPYHGGPLPPQYGAGGYPFRDLGVHALYMMRELLGPIEHVTAEFSSAGARSSDPNIHFDEWRALVRGRKGSGHLQLSWNVRPLQHLIIVQGTRGTLRADLYTMFVTRRRNTPAPKAIERVLNAALESAGASAQVVVGAGRFAAGKVVPYQGLHDFVRRFYEALASGGRMPATVEDARDIVDWTERVARRADAAKLQARLQVPSTEPAIVVTGANGLLGRALVRRLLDDGERVRLFVRRPPAPDILPHPRVDVVLGELGDPAAVDQALRHATTVFHCGAAMAGPWPAHESATVTGTRNVVTACLAHGVPKLVHVSSLSVLHVTGLANVTVTESSPLEPSPDERGFYTRAKLEAERIVQDAVREQHLPAVILRPGHIWSEAGPLLSPSVGIRGGNRLVMIGDPSLRLPLVHVDDVVGAMLLAAKAPVSPGEVFHLVDDDPMTREELARLYIAAREPGLRVTHVPLPMVTSAAAVVTGLTRRLGRPFGPSPYRLRSGVTPLRFDCAKARDELGWRPAVRSRTALRALLGAGPSGVGA
- a CDS encoding TIGR00730 family Rossman fold protein yields the protein MRGFRALHFVGPCVTVFGSARFKADHPYYELGRELGARLARAGFTVMTGGGPGIMEAANRGAREAGGRSIGCNIELPHEQQPNPYLDRWITFRHFYVRKVMLVKYSYAFIALPGGFGTLDEMFEIATLVQTGKVREFPIVLMGRDFWGPLTAFVRNRLLVEGTIDPGDEQRLQLTDSPAEAVEWVTSVAMRRFGLTYGPRARRRWYLGE
- a CDS encoding DUF190 domain-containing protein, with product MRKLDGEQVLMRVFIGESDRWEHRPLHAALLELFRREGLAGATVLRAVAGFGPDSVVHTANILRLSSDLPLVIEVVDSQEHLDRVLPSVDRMMQGGLITMEKVRVRKYAQGGES
- a CDS encoding cyclic nucleotide-binding domain-containing protein is translated as MPSLPDIGFLRRVVLFKDVDEPVLLALWPSFRERRLRKGDVLFRAGDPGEELFLIKDGSIVVSKPVTGRVEQVLSRLGPGEVFGEMSVLGDEPHRSATCQAEIDSVVYSLDRDSLNRFITGSPLAAAKFFQHMAQVAFKRLRDSSDLVAEVTRWGLEATGLDIEHK
- a CDS encoding amidase; amino-acid sequence: MAAPDLVWLPAQEVAGLIRAKKVSPVEVVDAVLARIERLNPALNCFATVTAEEARDAAVAAEVAVMTGETLGPLHGVPVSIKDLLFTRRVLTTGGSRLFADHVPEEDAVAVERLKGAGAIIVGKTTTPEFGHKAVTESPLLGITRNPWNPALTSGGSSGGAAVAVATGLGPLAVGTDGGGSIRVPASFCGIYGLKPSFGRVPQAPGFPGWENISHTGPMTRTVRDAALMLDVIAGPDDRDRYSLPATDRSFLAACGEGIAGLSVAWSPDLGYARVDPEVADLCAAAAERFESFGGHVEVVSPSWEDPEEMFRVTVGAETWSAWGDRLESDGDKMDRSFRAFLKFGSTITSPQLLRALRGRHELWTEVQRFLARFDLLITPTVAVPPFEVGKPGLNEINGAPSSPLGWMPFCFPFNLTGQPAASVPVGFTRAGLPVGLQIVGRRHADHTVLAASAAFEAAQPWADRRPPID
- a CDS encoding sigma-70 family RNA polymerase sigma factor: MEASRSPESLVDAHYGRLRRLCRVLLGDPEEAEDVVQDVFLKAHEAARFGRPPMDWGAWLTRVAVNACHDRRRAGGWMRFRFWSTPVEDTALAADMLGPGDAAVGAETRRRIWEAFRALPRRQQEVFALRYVEEQSTQEVAAALGLTAGSVKRHLYRAIRHLRRALGAPA
- the crcB gene encoding fluoride efflux transporter CrcB; this translates as MTRFVLICCGGAVGTGARYLLGGLAVRWLGPEFPYGTLIINVLGSFLIGVVQHVGLSTLWVPDTLRLVLAVGVMGGFTTYSSFSYEAIKLIESGSWLAATAYVVLTTLLCLGGCTAGLALGGLLVEGKGGW
- a CDS encoding FxLYD domain-containing protein, whose amino-acid sequence is MRQTVDVVGTRRSIASAGSIAMLLALLIAGPVGAQITGRALAPDLRVEWSAEEDRRGRTVVSGYVYNERAGSYATGMRLRVEALDGSGQTVGSTTGYVLGDVPPSNRSYFEVKAPAKAAAYRVTVQSYTWRGYGAGGG
- a CDS encoding universal stress protein is translated as MPRIRRILHATDFSAASTPALRWAIELARANRAQLLVLHVMTPPALAMPGEGYVSPALYENLESSARAQARKRLDAIVAKARKAGARATGLLLEGVPHELIARAARSRKADLLVIGTHGRSGLAKLFLGSVATRLVSMAPRPVLTVRGK
- a CDS encoding DUF1207 domain-containing protein; the encoded protein is MRVRLLLACLGMLSLGLPASAHAAPPLDDPYLAGYAGAVLEREFKVSPRAVTAAHGVLTIDATQIDPAARDKIVATLATLPGVMRVDVRQPSPPPAGAGPEVTPLATSTLPTGVLPTGHLFQPLLADPRWPHFAASYRYYLNSHDDFRNVGAVSFGETIPLFRGGAFADSQWEAGIQAGVFSMFELDAPSKDLINADYFAALYGVWRRGPFSALGRVFHQSSHLGDEFLLRTRVDRVNLSYESLDLKLSYDLPYGFRIYGGGGWLFDQDPSDLKPWTTQGGVEFRSPWTMAGKYLRPVAAVDLQSRQENNWNVDVSVRAGIQFESVRVLERSLQLLVEYFNGNSPDGQFYTKRVEYLGLGAHFHF